Proteins from a genomic interval of Candidatus Binatia bacterium:
- a CDS encoding DegT/DnrJ/EryC1/StrS family aminotransferase, with amino-acid sequence MAHVPFVDLKAQFAALREEIVPRVTRVMEEGSFVLGPDVARFEENFAAYVGASHCVGVESGTAALQLALEASEIGEGDEVILPANTYIASAIAVSAVGARPVLVDIDAAYLIDAERLEAALTPRTKAIMPVHLYGQAVAMDAIEEFARAHGVAVIEDACQAHGARWKGRRVGTFGDAGCFSFYPGKNLGAYGDGGAIVTDDAELAERLRMLRDFGQRKKYEHVVKAGNCRLDSIQAAVLDVKLRHLDAWNERRRSHADAYDAKLSKIGIKPPLRRTGEGHVYHLYVIEVEQRDRVAAALKERGIATGIHYPIPIHLQAAYADLGLARGAFPKTERSADRLLSLPMFPELTGEQIDLVAEALASSRPLAVA; translated from the coding sequence ATGGCGCACGTCCCGTTCGTCGATTTGAAGGCGCAGTTCGCGGCGTTGCGCGAGGAGATCGTTCCTCGCGTCACGCGCGTCATGGAGGAAGGCAGCTTCGTTCTCGGTCCCGACGTCGCTCGCTTCGAAGAGAACTTCGCGGCGTACGTCGGCGCGAGCCATTGCGTCGGCGTCGAGTCGGGCACGGCGGCGCTGCAGCTCGCCCTCGAGGCGAGCGAGATCGGGGAAGGCGACGAAGTCATCCTTCCCGCTAATACTTATATCGCATCGGCCATCGCAGTATCGGCCGTCGGCGCGCGGCCGGTGCTCGTCGACATCGATGCCGCGTATCTTATCGACGCGGAGCGTCTCGAAGCGGCGCTGACTCCGCGGACGAAAGCGATCATGCCGGTGCATCTCTACGGTCAGGCGGTCGCGATGGACGCAATCGAGGAGTTCGCGCGCGCGCACGGAGTCGCCGTCATCGAGGATGCATGTCAGGCGCACGGAGCCCGCTGGAAGGGGCGACGGGTCGGGACGTTCGGAGACGCGGGCTGCTTCAGCTTCTATCCCGGAAAGAACCTCGGCGCGTACGGCGACGGCGGCGCGATCGTCACCGATGACGCGGAGCTCGCCGAGCGCCTGCGGATGCTGCGCGACTTCGGACAGCGCAAGAAGTACGAGCACGTCGTCAAGGCGGGCAACTGCCGGCTCGATTCGATTCAAGCGGCGGTGCTCGACGTCAAGCTCCGCCATCTCGACGCGTGGAACGAGCGGCGCCGGAGTCACGCCGACGCCTACGATGCAAAGCTTTCGAAGATCGGGATCAAGCCGCCGCTGCGGCGCACCGGTGAAGGCCACGTCTATCATCTCTACGTCATCGAGGTCGAGCAGCGCGACCGGGTCGCGGCGGCGTTGAAGGAGCGCGGCATCGCCACCGGCATCCACTATCCGATACCCATCCATCTGCAGGCGGCGTACGCGGATCTCGGCTTGGCGCGCGGCGCATTTCCGAAGACCGAGCGCAGCGCGGACCGGCTGCTCTCGCTGCCGATGTTCCCCGAGCTGACCGGCGAGCAGATCGACCTCGTCGCAGAGGCGCTCGCCAGCTCGCGGCCGCTCGCCGTCGCATAA